The sequence below is a genomic window from Actinokineospora baliensis.
GGGTTCGGGATCAGGTAGTCCAGGAACATGCGGCAAGGGTGACCGATCCGCCGCAGCCGTGCGCGAAGTTGTCCACAGGCCAGCAGAAGGCCAGGTCAGCCTGGGAAGAACGGCAGCGAGCCCGGCCCGAGGTTGTACTGGTGGTACTGCCAGACCTTGCCCGCCTCGCCCGTGGTCCACATGCCGGAGCCGTCGGTGACGATGGTGGCCCGGCCGGGGGCTGCGGTGACCGCGGTGACCGGCAGGGTCAGGTTGGTCTTGTTGTAGGTCGTGTACGAGTAGCCGTCGACGGACATGCTGACCACCGGGCGGATGGCCAGGCCGGTCGCGGCGATCACGGTGAGCCGGTCGAGCCAGTCGAGGCCGACGACGTCCTTGACGATGCCCGCCTGCAGGGTGCGGCCGGAGCGCAGCATCACGGCGTCGTTGTTGCGCACGACGGAGGCGACGCGGACTTCGCCGTTGACCACCGCGGCGACCCGAGCGCCGTCGCGGGACAGGCGCAGTTCGGTGATGGTGCCGCCGTTGCGGGTGAACTCCGAGGCGTCGACCGGGTAGTCCTCCCACTTGCCCTCGGCGGTGCGCGCGACCCGGACGACCAGCGTCCCGTCGGCCACCGTCCACACCTCGTTGGGGGTGGCCTCCTCGGAACCCGCGTAGAGCCACGTCGGCCGCGTCAGCGTGCCCGCCGCGGGGAGGCTCACCTCAGGCAGTTCACCGTCAGCCTTACCGACGCGCAGCTTCATCCCGCCGTTGACGCGTTGCACCACCGCGAGCTGCGTCCCGTCCAGTGACTGGGCAGCGCGAACAACGTCGTATGTGCCGTTGCCCGTCGGACCTTCGAGCGGCTTCCCATCGCGCAGCGACACAAGACGGCCATTGACGACGGCAAGGCCGAGCAGGTCCGCCTTAAGAGCGGTCAACGCGTCATAGGCGCCTGGCTCGTTGGAGGTCCAATCCTCGTGCCCAGGTACCAATGGCAACCCCTGGGTGCGGATCCGCAGCGGGCTCGTCGTGACCTCACGCAACGATCTGACGAGTTGGGCCGCGATCCGCTGTCTGTCTTCTAGAGGTTTGTCGAGCTTGCCGAAGTTGATGAGGATGCCCCCGTCGGACTCCTGCAAGACGTTCGTATCGAGCACCAGCCCTTCGAGCTGGTTGCGCACGGCACCCTTAAGCGACTCCGAAGGCCCACCCAGCAACAGGTCGACCACCCGGCCGTAGAGGCTCTGCCGCGGCTCGACCTGCACATAGCGGGGGTCCGGGATCATGACCCGCTGGTCCGGGTCGAAGAACTCCAGGTTGACCCGCCTATAGCTCTTCATGAAGTCGGCCTCGCGGATGAGCACCGTGTTGGGCGGCTCGGCGATGCGCCACTGCCCGTCCTGCCGCTGGATGATGACCCGGTACTCCAAGGACTGGACCTGCGGCACAAACGACCAGTCGCCAAAAAGGCTGCCTATAGAGGTCGCGGTGAGGATCACGACCTGTTCCTTGTTCGGGTCGCGGCCCTCTTGCACAGCCTGCGGAACGGTCTTGAACTCGTCCTGGATGATCGTCGGTACCCCGGTGCCCTTCCAGCCGGGCTTGGCCTCTTCGGTCAGGTAGGTCCGCGCGGCGTCCGGTGTGCCCGCGTTCTTGACGAACTCCTGGACCAGGTTGAACGGGTCGAGCCCCGGGGCGGGCTTACCGATCTGGCGCGGCTGCTCCTCGGTGACGTCGACAACGACCTTGGGCAGCGTCCGGACGGGGATGTTGGCGCAACTGGTGAGCAGGAGCGCGCACAACACGGTGAGGACGAACCGGATCACGGGTAGGCCTCCTCCGGCACCGACAACGGCAGTGGGGCTGGCTGAGTCATCGGGCGGGCGTCGACGGGCGGTAGCGGTAAGGGGCTGTCCTCGTACTCCACGTCCTGCTCGATCGGCAGCGTCAACCGGAAGCAGGCGCCCTCGCCCGGCTCGCCCCACGCGTCAAGGCCGCCGCCGTGCAACCGGGCGTCTTCGAGGCTGATCGCCAGCCCGAGGCCGGTGCCGCCGGTGTGCCGGTTGCGCGACGGGTCGGCGCGCCAGAACCGGTTGAACACCAGGTCGGCCTCGCCGGTGCGCAGCCCGACACCGTGGTCCCGGACCGTCACCGCGACCGCGTTGCCCTCGATCACCATGGTCAGCTCGACCGGCTTGCCCTCGCCGTGGTCGATCGCGTTGGCCAGCAGGTTGCGCAGGATCCGTTCCACCCGGCGGGACTCGACCTCCGCGGTGGCCTCGTCCTCGGGCAGGTTGAGCACGATCTCCGACCCCGCGTTGCGAGCGATCACCCGAACCGACTCCACCGCGCGCCTGACGATGGCCCGCAGGTCGGTGTACTCGGCGACCAGCTCCTCCACGCCCGCGTCGAGGCGGGAGATCTCCAGCAGGTCGCCGAGCAGGGACTCGAACCGGTCGAGCTCGTCGACCAGGAGCTCGGTGGACCTGGCCAGACCCGCGGGGAACTGGGCGCGGGAGGCGTGCAGGACGTCCGCGGCCATCCGGACCGTGGTCAACGGGGTGCGCAGCTCGTGCGAGACGTCAGAGGTGAACCGGCGCTGGAGCTGGCCGAAGTCCTCTAGTTGCCGGATCTGGCGCTCAATGCTGGCGGCCATCTCGTTGTAAGACTCCGCCAACCGCGCCACGTCATCTTCACCGGCGACGACCATGCGCTCGCCCAACTCACCGTCGGCGAACCGTTCAGCGGCTCTAGCCGCGCGCCGCACAGGGAGCACTACCTGGCGCGTGACGAGGTTGGTGATGCCAGCCAGAAGAAGCAGAAGAACCAAGCCACCGACAACGAGCGTGCTTTGCACTACGTCGATGGTCCGCTGCTCGGCAGCGAGGGGATACAGCATGTATAGGCGTAATGCGGCACTCGTAGTGGCCACCGGAACGCCTACGATCAGATACGTGTTTCGCTCGCCATTGCGCTCGACGGTATAGATCTGCGAAACCGTGCGGTTGGGGCTGCTCAGCACGA
It includes:
- a CDS encoding LpqB family beta-propeller domain-containing protein, yielding MIRFVLTVLCALLLTSCANIPVRTLPKVVVDVTEEQPRQIGKPAPGLDPFNLVQEFVKNAGTPDAARTYLTEEAKPGWKGTGVPTIIQDEFKTVPQAVQEGRDPNKEQVVILTATSIGSLFGDWSFVPQVQSLEYRVIIQRQDGQWRIAEPPNTVLIREADFMKSYRRVNLEFFDPDQRVMIPDPRYVQVEPRQSLYGRVVDLLLGGPSESLKGAVRNQLEGLVLDTNVLQESDGGILINFGKLDKPLEDRQRIAAQLVRSLREVTTSPLRIRTQGLPLVPGHEDWTSNEPGAYDALTALKADLLGLAVVNGRLVSLRDGKPLEGPTGNGTYDVVRAAQSLDGTQLAVVQRVNGGMKLRVGKADGELPEVSLPAAGTLTRPTWLYAGSEEATPNEVWTVADGTLVVRVARTAEGKWEDYPVDASEFTRNGGTITELRLSRDGARVAAVVNGEVRVASVVRNNDAVMLRSGRTLQAGIVKDVVGLDWLDRLTVIAATGLAIRPVVSMSVDGYSYTTYNKTNLTLPVTAVTAAPGRATIVTDGSGMWTTGEAGKVWQYHQYNLGPGSLPFFPG
- the mtrB gene encoding MtrAB system histidine kinase MtrB; protein product: MTSLWRWLLGAVRGVVAAGRRRSGAFSDLWRRSLQLRVVVSTLALGSAVIFVLGMVLQNQITERLLGTKEEAAIAQTRNAVQIAERELAGTRDSDPIRDRLNSAINKLTSSSPDQSAAGPAGAFEPVLVNDAPYIAPSDVKFAGPYENVPQSLRDFVLSSPNRTVSQIYTVERNGERNTYLIVGVPVATTSAALRLYMLYPLAAEQRTIDVVQSTLVVGGLVLLLLLAGITNLVTRQVVLPVRRAARAAERFADGELGERMVVAGEDDVARLAESYNEMAASIERQIRQLEDFGQLQRRFTSDVSHELRTPLTTVRMAADVLHASRAQFPAGLARSTELLVDELDRFESLLGDLLEISRLDAGVEELVAEYTDLRAIVRRAVESVRVIARNAGSEIVLNLPEDEATAEVESRRVERILRNLLANAIDHGEGKPVELTMVIEGNAVAVTVRDHGVGLRTGEADLVFNRFWRADPSRNRHTGGTGLGLAISLEDARLHGGGLDAWGEPGEGACFRLTLPIEQDVEYEDSPLPLPPVDARPMTQPAPLPLSVPEEAYP